Proteins encoded by one window of Pseudomonas sp. LS44:
- the murC gene encoding UDP-N-acetylmuramate--L-alanine ligase, which yields MRRIRRIHFVGIGGAGMCGIAEVLLNLGYEVSGSDLKASPVTERLENFGAQIFIGHRAENAASADVLVVSSAINTANPEVATALERRIPVVPRAEMLAELMRYRHGIAVAGTHGKTTTTSLIASVFAAGGLDPTFVIGGRLNAAGTNAQLGTSRYLVAEADESDASFLHLQPMVAVVTNIDMDHMSTYEGDFNKLKKTFVEFLHNLPFYGLAVVCIDDPVVREILPQIARPTMTYGISEGADVRAINIRQDGMLTYFTVLRAGREPLDVSVNMPGNHNVLNALATIAIATDEGIDDAAIFQGLSGFQGVGRRFQVYGELPVDGGSVMLVDDYGHHPREVAAVIKAVRGGWPERRLVMVYQPHRYSRTRDLYDDFVQVLTDANVLLLLEVYPAGEEPIPGADSRQLCHSIRQRGQLDPIYVERGTEMAPLIKPLLRAGDILLCQGAGDIGGVAPQLLQSPLFAGAQPAAAVRKSK from the coding sequence ATGCGCCGCATCCGCCGTATTCACTTTGTCGGCATCGGTGGTGCCGGTATGTGCGGTATCGCCGAAGTGCTGCTGAACCTCGGTTATGAAGTGTCGGGTTCCGACCTCAAGGCCTCGCCAGTTACCGAGCGCCTGGAAAACTTCGGTGCGCAGATTTTCATCGGCCACCGCGCGGAAAACGCCGCCAGCGCCGACGTGCTGGTGGTGTCCAGCGCCATCAATACCGCCAACCCGGAAGTCGCCACCGCGCTGGAACGGCGTATTCCGGTGGTGCCGCGCGCGGAAATGCTCGCCGAGTTGATGCGCTATCGGCATGGCATCGCCGTCGCCGGCACGCACGGTAAGACCACCACCACCAGCCTGATCGCCTCGGTATTCGCCGCGGGCGGCCTGGACCCGACTTTCGTCATCGGCGGCCGCTTGAACGCGGCGGGCACCAACGCCCAGCTCGGCACCAGCCGCTATCTGGTAGCTGAAGCCGATGAGAGCGACGCGAGCTTCCTGCATCTGCAGCCGATGGTCGCGGTGGTCACCAATATCGACATGGACCACATGAGCACCTACGAGGGCGACTTCAACAAACTGAAGAAGACCTTCGTTGAATTCCTCCATAACCTGCCGTTCTACGGTCTGGCGGTGGTCTGCATCGATGATCCGGTAGTGCGTGAAATCCTCCCGCAGATCGCCCGTCCGACCATGACCTACGGCATCAGCGAAGGCGCCGATGTGCGCGCCATCAATATTCGCCAAGACGGCATGCTGACCTATTTCACCGTACTGCGCGCCGGTCGCGAGCCGCTTGATGTGTCGGTGAACATGCCTGGCAACCACAACGTATTGAACGCTTTGGCGACTATCGCCATCGCCACCGACGAAGGCATCGATGATGCCGCGATCTTCCAGGGCCTGTCCGGGTTCCAGGGTGTCGGTCGGCGCTTCCAGGTATATGGCGAGCTGCCCGTCGACGGCGGCAGCGTAATGCTGGTCGACGACTACGGTCACCATCCGCGCGAAGTGGCAGCCGTGATCAAGGCCGTGCGCGGTGGTTGGCCGGAGCGTCGCCTGGTGATGGTCTACCAGCCGCACCGCTACAGCCGTACCCGTGACCTGTACGACGACTTCGTGCAGGTGCTGACCGACGCCAATGTGCTGCTGTTGCTGGAGGTCTATCCGGCCGGCGAAGAGCCGATTCCCGGCGCCGATAGCCGCCAGCTGTGCCACAGCATTCGCCAGCGCGGCCAACTCGATCCGATCTACGTCGAACGTGGCACCGAGATGGCGCCACTGATCAAACCGCTGCTGCGCGCTGGCGACATCCTGCTCTGCCAGGGTGCCGGCGATATCGGCGGGGTAGCCCCGCAACTGTTGCAAAGTCCGTTGTTTGCCGGCGCCCAACCAGCGGCTGCCGTGAGGAAGTCGAAATGA
- a CDS encoding D-alanine--D-alanine ligase: MSASLKSTLEPRAFGRVAVLFGGKSAEREVSLKSGQAVLEALQSAGVDAFGIDVGGDFLQRLAAKKIDRAFIVLHGRGGEDGSMQGLLECLEIPYTGSGVLASALAMDKLRTKQVWQSLGLSTPRHAVLANADDCHAAAAELGFPLIVKPAHEGSSIGMAKVHDVAELITAWQTASRYDAQVLVEQWIHGPEFTIAVLRGEVLPPIRLGTPHTFYDYDAKYLADDTQYQIPCGLDSAKEEELKELTRRACEAVGIQGWARADVMQDAAGRFWLLEVNTVPGMTDHSLVPMAARAAGLDFQQLVLAILADSVTSRS; encoded by the coding sequence ATGAGTGCCAGCTTGAAATCCACCCTCGAACCCCGGGCGTTCGGTCGTGTCGCCGTGCTGTTCGGCGGCAAGAGCGCCGAGCGTGAGGTATCGCTGAAATCCGGGCAGGCCGTGCTGGAGGCGCTGCAAAGCGCCGGCGTGGATGCTTTCGGGATCGATGTCGGCGGCGACTTCCTGCAGCGTCTGGCGGCGAAAAAAATCGATCGCGCGTTCATCGTGCTGCACGGTCGCGGCGGTGAAGACGGCAGCATGCAGGGTCTGCTCGAATGCCTGGAAATCCCTTACACCGGCAGCGGTGTGCTGGCCTCGGCACTGGCCATGGACAAGCTGCGCACTAAGCAGGTGTGGCAGAGCCTTGGGTTGTCGACGCCGCGTCATGCGGTCTTGGCCAATGCCGACGACTGCCATGCCGCTGCTGCGGAACTGGGCTTCCCGCTGATCGTCAAACCGGCCCATGAAGGTTCCAGTATTGGCATGGCCAAAGTGCACGACGTCGCCGAATTGATTACTGCCTGGCAGACCGCCAGCCGTTACGACGCGCAGGTTCTGGTCGAGCAATGGATCCATGGTCCGGAATTCACCATCGCGGTATTGCGTGGCGAAGTGCTGCCGCCGATCCGTTTGGGTACCCCGCACACATTCTATGACTACGACGCCAAGTACCTGGCCGATGATACCCAGTATCAGATTCCGTGCGGCCTCGACAGCGCCAAGGAAGAAGAACTCAAGGAACTGACCCGTCGCGCCTGCGAAGCGGTCGGTATCCAGGGTTGGGCCCGCGCCGATGTCATGCAGGATGCGGCTGGGCGTTTCTGGCTGCTCGAAGTGAATACCGTGCCCGGCATGACCGATCACAGCCTGGTGCCGATGGCCGCTCGCGCCGCCGGCCTGGATTTCCAGCAACTGGTGTTGGCGATTCTTGCCGACAGCGTCACCAGCAGGAGCTAA
- a CDS encoding cell division protein FtsQ/DivIB: MHGAATLRYQQPIPGRAPAAKSGQRGASRMVAKESLAARLPRPNVSLIKRLFWPLVLLALAFGTYELGQRLLPYADRPISKISVKGELSYLNQQSVQERLAPFIAASFFSVDLAGMRAELERMPWIAHAEVRRVWPDQVSIRLEEQLPVARWGDEALLNNQGQAFTPRELSHYENLPQLVGPQRAQEQVMQQYQVLSQMLRPLGFSIVRLELRDRGSWFLTANINGADQSFELLLGRDHLVEKMRRFISIYGSTLKEQITNIARIDLRYSNGLAVTWREPSVTAADKTVAVK; the protein is encoded by the coding sequence ATGCACGGCGCCGCTACTCTCCGCTATCAGCAACCGATCCCCGGCCGCGCGCCTGCGGCCAAGTCGGGGCAGCGGGGTGCCAGCCGGATGGTGGCCAAGGAGTCGCTGGCCGCGCGCCTGCCAAGACCCAATGTGTCGCTGATCAAACGGTTGTTCTGGCCGCTCGTGCTGCTGGCGTTGGCCTTCGGCACGTACGAGCTGGGGCAGCGCCTGCTGCCGTACGCCGATCGGCCGATCAGCAAAATCAGCGTCAAGGGTGAGCTCAGCTACCTCAACCAACAGTCGGTGCAGGAGCGTCTCGCGCCGTTCATTGCGGCGAGCTTCTTCAGCGTCGATCTGGCCGGCATGCGCGCCGAACTCGAACGCATGCCGTGGATTGCCCATGCCGAAGTGCGTCGGGTATGGCCGGATCAGGTGTCGATTCGTCTCGAGGAGCAGCTGCCGGTGGCGCGCTGGGGCGATGAAGCCTTGCTCAACAACCAAGGCCAGGCCTTCACCCCGCGTGAGCTGAGTCACTACGAAAACCTGCCGCAGTTGGTTGGGCCGCAACGCGCCCAAGAGCAGGTCATGCAGCAGTACCAGGTACTCAGTCAGATGCTTCGGCCGTTGGGTTTCTCGATCGTCCGTCTGGAATTGCGCGATCGCGGTAGCTGGTTTTTGACCGCCAATATCAATGGTGCCGATCAAAGCTTCGAGCTGTTGCTGGGCCGCGACCATCTGGTGGAAAAGATGCGTCGATTCATCAGCATCTACGGCAGCACCCTGAAAGAACAGATTACGAATATTGCGCGCATCGATCTGCGCTACTCCAACGGCCTAGCCGTGACGTGGCGTGAACCGAGCGTGACTGCGGCGGACAAAACCGTCGCAGTGAAGTGA
- the ftsA gene encoding cell division protein FtsA, with protein MANVQSGKMIVGLDIGTSKVVALVGEVAADGQLEVVGIGTHPSRGLKKGVVVNIESTVQSIQRAVEEAQMMAGCRIHSAFVGVAGNHIRSLNSHGIVAIRDREVSPADLERVLDAAQAVAIPADQRVLHTLPQDYVIDNQEGVREPLGMSGVRLEAKVHVVTCAVNAAQNIEKCVRRCGLEVDDIILEQLASAYSVLTDDEKELGVCLVDIGGGTTDMAIFTEGAIRHTAVIPIAGDQVTNDIAMALRTPTQYAEEIKIRYACALAKLAGAGETIKVPSVGDRPPRELSRQALAEVVEPRYDELFTLIQAELRRSGYEDLIPAGIVLTGGTAKMEGAVELAEEIFHMPVRLGVPHGVKGLADVVRNPIYSTGVGLLLYGLQKQSDGIAMSGFGSFNDEPKTPVLERLKRWVQGNF; from the coding sequence ATGGCAAACGTGCAGAGCGGCAAAATGATCGTCGGCCTCGATATTGGCACCTCCAAAGTGGTGGCGCTGGTAGGCGAGGTAGCGGCTGACGGTCAGTTGGAAGTCGTCGGCATTGGCACGCACCCTTCGCGGGGCTTGAAGAAAGGCGTGGTGGTCAACATCGAGTCGACCGTGCAGTCGATCCAGCGCGCGGTGGAAGAAGCACAGATGATGGCCGGCTGCCGGATTCACTCGGCGTTCGTCGGCGTCGCCGGCAATCACATTCGCAGCCTGAACTCCCATGGCATCGTCGCCATCCGCGACCGTGAAGTGAGCCCGGCGGACCTCGAGCGAGTGCTTGATGCCGCTCAGGCCGTGGCCATTCCGGCGGATCAGCGGGTGCTGCACACCCTGCCGCAGGATTACGTGATCGATAACCAGGAAGGCGTGCGTGAGCCGCTGGGCATGTCCGGTGTGCGCCTGGAAGCCAAAGTGCATGTCGTCACCTGTGCGGTGAATGCGGCGCAGAACATCGAGAAATGCGTGCGTCGCTGTGGTCTGGAAGTCGACGACATCATTCTCGAACAACTGGCCTCGGCCTATTCGGTACTCACCGACGACGAGAAGGAACTGGGCGTGTGCCTGGTCGATATCGGCGGTGGGACCACCGATATGGCGATCTTCACCGAAGGCGCGATTCGCCACACCGCGGTGATTCCAATCGCCGGCGATCAGGTCACCAATGACATCGCCATGGCGTTGCGCACGCCAACCCAGTATGCCGAAGAAATCAAGATTCGTTATGCTTGCGCCCTGGCCAAACTGGCCGGCGCCGGGGAGACCATCAAGGTTCCCAGTGTTGGCGATCGACCGCCGCGCGAACTGTCGCGCCAAGCCTTGGCCGAAGTCGTCGAGCCGCGCTATGACGAGCTGTTCACCCTGATTCAGGCTGAACTGCGCCGCAGCGGCTACGAAGACCTGATCCCCGCCGGGATCGTGCTCACCGGTGGCACCGCCAAGATGGAAGGCGCTGTCGAGCTGGCCGAGGAAATCTTTCATATGCCGGTACGCCTGGGTGTACCGCACGGAGTCAAAGGACTGGCTGACGTGGTACGCAATCCCATCTATTCCACGGGCGTTGGCCTGTTGCTCTACGGGCTGCAAAAGCAGTCCGACGGCATCGCCATGTCCGGTTTCGGCAGTTTCAACGACGAACCAAAGACACCTGTACTGGAACGGCTGAAACGCTGGGTTCAGGGCAATTTTTGA
- the ftsZ gene encoding cell division protein FtsZ, whose product MFELVDNIPQSAVIKVIGVGGGGGNAVNHMTQSNIEGVEFICANTDAQALKNVGARTVLQLGTGVTKGLGAGANPEVGRQAAMEDRERIAEVLQGTDMVFITTGMGGGTGTGAAPIIAEVAKEMGILTVAVVTRPFPFEGRKRMLIAEEGIRSLSASVDSLITIPNEKLLTILGKDASLLAAFAKADDVLAGAVRGISDIIKRPGMINVDFADVKTVMSEMGMAMMGTGCASGPNRAREATEAAIRNPLLEDVNLQGARGILVNITAGPDLSLGEYSDVGNIIEQFASEHATVKVGTVIDPDMRDELHVTVVATGLGAKIEKPVKVVDNTVQTAAIAAPAATRPEQPSVNYKDYERPTVQRQSHAGAATAAKLNAHDDLDYLDIPAFLRRQAD is encoded by the coding sequence ATGTTCGAGCTCGTAGACAACATCCCGCAGAGTGCAGTCATCAAGGTAATCGGCGTGGGCGGCGGCGGCGGTAATGCCGTTAACCACATGACCCAAAGCAACATTGAAGGCGTCGAGTTCATCTGCGCCAACACCGATGCGCAGGCATTGAAAAATGTCGGTGCGCGTACCGTGCTGCAACTGGGCACCGGTGTCACCAAGGGCCTGGGCGCTGGCGCCAACCCGGAAGTCGGCCGTCAGGCTGCAATGGAAGACCGCGAGCGCATCGCCGAAGTGCTGCAAGGCACCGACATGGTCTTCATCACCACTGGCATGGGTGGCGGTACCGGTACCGGTGCGGCGCCGATCATTGCCGAAGTGGCCAAGGAAATGGGCATTCTCACCGTGGCAGTGGTGACCCGTCCGTTCCCGTTCGAAGGTCGCAAGCGCATGCTGATCGCCGAAGAAGGTATTCGCTCGCTGTCCGCCAGCGTCGACTCGTTGATCACTATCCCCAACGAGAAGCTGCTAACCATCCTCGGTAAAGATGCCAGCCTGTTGGCCGCTTTTGCCAAGGCTGACGATGTGCTGGCCGGTGCTGTTCGCGGTATCTCCGACATCATCAAACGTCCGGGCATGATCAACGTCGACTTCGCCGACGTGAAAACCGTGATGAGCGAGATGGGCATGGCGATGATGGGCACTGGCTGCGCCAGCGGTCCGAACCGCGCCCGTGAAGCGACCGAAGCGGCGATTCGCAACCCGTTGCTGGAAGACGTCAACCTGCAAGGTGCGCGCGGTATTCTGGTCAACATCACCGCCGGTCCGGATTTGTCCCTCGGCGAGTACTCCGACGTCGGCAACATCATTGAGCAATTCGCGTCCGAGCACGCCACCGTCAAGGTCGGCACCGTGATCGACCCGGACATGCGCGATGAGTTGCATGTCACTGTAGTGGCCACCGGTCTGGGCGCGAAAATCGAGAAGCCGGTCAAAGTTGTCGACAATACCGTGCAAACCGCCGCCATTGCTGCGCCGGCCGCTACTCGTCCGGAACAGCCCTCGGTCAATTACAAGGATTACGAACGTCCTACCGTGCAGCGCCAGAGCCACGCGGGTGCCGCGACTGCGGCCAAGCTGAATGCTCATGACGATCTGGATTATCTGGATATTCCAGCCTTCCTGCGTCGCCAGGCCGATTAA
- the lpxC gene encoding UDP-3-O-acyl-N-acetylglucosamine deacetylase translates to MIRQRTLKNIIRATGVGLHSGEKVYLTLKPAPVDTGIVFRRTDLDPVVEIRARAENVGETTMSTTLVNGDVKVDTVEHLLSAMAGLGIDNAYVELSASEVPIMDGSAGPFVFLIQSAGLQEQEAAKQFIRITREVSVEEGDKRATFVPFDGFKVSFEIDFDHPVFRNRTQQASVDFSSTSFVKEVSRARTFGFMSDIELLRSQNLALGGSVENAIVVDENRVLNEDGLRYEDEFVKHKILDAIGDLYLLGNSLIGEFRGFKSGHALNNRLLRTLIAQTDAWEVVTFDDIKSAPISYMRPVAAG, encoded by the coding sequence ATGATCAGACAACGCACCCTGAAGAACATTATCCGTGCTACGGGCGTCGGCCTGCATTCCGGGGAAAAGGTTTACCTGACCCTGAAGCCGGCACCTGTAGATACCGGAATCGTGTTCCGTCGTACCGACTTGGATCCTGTCGTAGAAATTCGCGCACGGGCTGAAAACGTCGGGGAAACCACCATGTCGACCACGTTGGTCAATGGTGATGTCAAGGTGGACACCGTGGAGCACCTGCTTTCGGCCATGGCAGGCCTGGGCATCGATAACGCCTACGTCGAACTCTCCGCGTCCGAAGTGCCGATCATGGATGGCAGTGCTGGGCCCTTTGTATTCCTGATTCAATCCGCTGGTTTGCAAGAGCAGGAAGCGGCCAAGCAGTTCATCCGCATCACCCGCGAAGTGAGCGTGGAAGAGGGCGATAAGCGCGCCACTTTCGTGCCCTTCGATGGTTTTAAGGTGAGCTTCGAGATCGACTTCGATCACCCAGTTTTCCGCAATCGCACTCAGCAGGCTTCGGTCGACTTCTCCAGCACGTCTTTTGTGAAGGAAGTCAGTCGCGCCCGTACCTTCGGGTTCATGAGTGATATCGAACTGTTGCGTTCGCAGAATCTGGCGCTCGGTGGCAGTGTGGAGAACGCCATCGTGGTCGATGAGAACCGCGTACTCAATGAAGACGGCCTGCGTTACGAGGACGAATTCGTTAAGCACAAAATTCTCGATGCCATTGGCGATCTCTATTTGCTCGGCAACAGCCTGATCGGCGAATTCCGCGGCTTCAAGTCCGGTCACGCGTTAAACAACCGTTTGCTGCGCACACTGATCGCTCAGACCGATGCGTGGGAAGTGGTGACTTTTGACGATATCAAGAGCGCGCCCATTTCCTACATGCGTCCAGTCGCAGCAGGTTAA
- a CDS encoding DUF721 domain-containing protein, with translation MTFRPLSARPPATLLRETKPLKALVDQAERLTRLQHLLDEQLQPAAREHCRVASWREGCLLLIVDDGHWATRLRYQQRRLQRQLQALDEFANLSRILIKVQPPAGNSRGPARTVNLSAQAAESIQETADGISDPKLRAALERLASRGKTGD, from the coding sequence ATGACCTTCCGTCCGCTGTCCGCTCGGCCTCCTGCGACGCTGCTGCGCGAGACCAAGCCGCTGAAGGCATTGGTCGACCAGGCCGAACGCCTGACCCGCCTGCAGCACCTGCTCGATGAGCAATTGCAGCCGGCTGCCCGGGAACATTGTCGTGTCGCCTCATGGCGCGAAGGCTGCCTACTGCTGATTGTCGATGATGGACACTGGGCTACTCGCCTGCGTTATCAGCAACGACGCTTGCAGCGTCAACTACAGGCGCTCGACGAATTCGCCAATCTTTCCCGGATTCTCATCAAAGTCCAACCACCCGCAGGCAATTCACGCGGTCCGGCACGCACCGTAAATCTTTCAGCTCAGGCTGCAGAAAGCATCCAAGAAACCGCAGACGGCATCAGCGACCCCAAGTTACGTGCTGCTCTTGAGCGACTGGCCAGTCGTGGCAAAACTGGCGACTAA
- the secA gene encoding preprotein translocase subunit SecA, protein MFAPLLKKLFGSRNEREVKRMLKTVQTANSFEEQMLALSDEQLRAKTEEFKARLKQGETLDQLLPEAFAVAREAGKRIMGMRHFDVQLIGGMTLHEGTIAEMRTGEGKTLVATLAVYLNALTGKGVHVITVNDYLARRDANWMRPLYEFLGMSVGVVTPFMPPEEKREAYAADITYGTNNEFGFDYLRDNMAFSLEEKFQRELHFAVIDEVDSILIDEARTPLIISGQAEDSSKLYIQINQLIPKLTQHIEEVEGQVTQEGHYSVDEKTRQVELNEQGHQFIEDMLSQAGLLGEGESLYSAHNLGLLTHVYAALRAHALFHRNVEYIVQNDQVLLIDEHTGRTMPGRRLSEGLHQAIEAKENLPIQAESQTLASTTFQNYFRLYDKLSGMTGTADTEAFEFRQIYGLDVKVIPTHRAVARKDFNDLVYLTQAEKYEAIIADIKECQASGRPVLVGTASIESSEYVDQLLIKAGIEHKVLNAKYHEKEAEIIAQAGRPGAVTIATNMAGRGTDILLGGNWEAEVAALENHSEEQVAQIKADWQKRHQQVIEAGGLHVIASERHESRRIDNQLRGRSGRQGDPGSSRFYLSLEDNLMRIFASDRVKNFMKALGMQQGEAIEHRMVSNAIEKAQRKVEGRNFDIRKQLLEFDDVNNEQRKVIYHMRNTLLASAEIGETIAEFRQDVLNATFHQHIPPQSLPEQWDVAGLEAALNSDFSIKLPIQQWLDEDDHLYEEPLRERILEALLAAYNEKEDMASADALRTFEKQILLRVLDDLWKDHLSTMDHLRHGIHLRGYAQKNPKQEYKRESFNLFQELLDSIKRDTIRVLSHVQVRREDPIEEEARLRREAEQMAQRMQFQHAEVSALDQPEAMAEEGDVAVVTTPVRVEPKIGRNELCPCGSGKKYKHCHGQVG, encoded by the coding sequence ATGTTTGCGCCTTTGTTGAAGAAACTCTTTGGAAGCAGGAACGAGCGTGAAGTCAAACGCATGCTCAAGACGGTGCAAACCGCTAACTCTTTTGAAGAGCAGATGCTGGCTCTGTCCGATGAACAATTACGGGCCAAAACAGAGGAATTCAAAGCGCGGCTGAAGCAGGGCGAAACCCTCGACCAGTTGTTGCCCGAAGCGTTCGCGGTAGCCCGTGAGGCCGGTAAGCGCATCATGGGCATGCGCCATTTTGATGTGCAGCTGATCGGTGGCATGACGCTGCATGAAGGCACCATCGCCGAGATGCGTACCGGCGAAGGCAAGACCCTGGTGGCAACCCTCGCGGTGTACCTCAATGCGCTGACCGGCAAGGGCGTGCATGTGATCACGGTGAACGATTACCTGGCCCGCCGCGACGCCAACTGGATGCGTCCGCTGTATGAGTTCCTCGGTATGTCGGTTGGCGTGGTTACCCCGTTCATGCCGCCGGAAGAGAAGCGTGAGGCCTACGCGGCCGATATCACCTACGGCACCAACAACGAATTCGGTTTCGATTACCTGCGCGACAACATGGCCTTCAGCCTGGAAGAGAAATTCCAGCGCGAGCTGCATTTTGCCGTGATCGACGAAGTCGACTCGATTCTCATCGACGAAGCGCGTACGCCGCTGATCATTTCCGGTCAGGCCGAAGACAGCTCCAAGCTGTATATCCAGATTAATCAGCTGATCCCGAAGCTGACTCAGCACATCGAGGAAGTCGAAGGACAGGTGACTCAGGAAGGTCACTACTCGGTTGACGAGAAGACCCGCCAGGTCGAGCTGAACGAGCAAGGCCATCAGTTCATCGAGGACATGCTGTCCCAGGCCGGACTGCTCGGCGAAGGGGAAAGCCTGTATTCGGCGCACAACCTCGGCCTACTGACCCATGTGTACGCTGCGCTGCGCGCTCACGCGCTGTTCCATCGCAATGTCGAGTACATCGTGCAGAACGATCAGGTGCTGCTGATCGATGAGCACACCGGCCGGACCATGCCAGGTCGCCGGCTCTCCGAGGGCCTGCATCAAGCGATCGAGGCCAAGGAAAACCTGCCGATTCAGGCCGAGAGCCAGACCCTGGCGTCGACCACCTTCCAGAACTATTTCCGTCTGTACGACAAGCTCTCCGGCATGACCGGTACCGCCGACACCGAGGCATTCGAATTCCGCCAGATCTATGGTCTGGACGTGAAGGTCATTCCCACCCACCGTGCCGTGGCCCGTAAGGACTTCAACGATCTGGTGTATCTGACCCAGGCCGAGAAGTACGAAGCGATCATCGCCGACATCAAGGAATGCCAGGCCAGCGGTCGCCCGGTGCTGGTCGGTACCGCCTCGATCGAAAGCTCCGAATATGTCGATCAGCTGCTGATCAAGGCAGGCATCGAGCACAAGGTACTGAACGCCAAGTACCACGAAAAAGAAGCGGAAATCATTGCCCAAGCCGGCCGTCCGGGTGCGGTAACCATCGCCACCAACATGGCGGGTCGCGGTACCGACATCCTGCTGGGTGGTAACTGGGAGGCCGAAGTGGCCGCTCTGGAAAACCATAGCGAAGAGCAGGTCGCGCAGATCAAAGCCGACTGGCAGAAGCGTCACCAGCAAGTCATCGAAGCCGGTGGTTTGCATGTAATCGCCAGCGAGCGCCATGAATCGCGGCGTATCGACAACCAGCTGCGTGGCCGTTCCGGCCGTCAGGGTGACCCGGGCTCAAGCCGTTTCTACCTATCGCTGGAAGACAACCTGATGCGTATCTTCGCCTCCGACCGGGTGAAGAACTTCATGAAGGCTTTGGGCATGCAGCAAGGCGAAGCGATCGAGCATCGCATGGTCAGCAATGCCATCGAGAAGGCGCAGCGCAAAGTCGAAGGCCGCAACTTCGATATTCGTAAGCAGCTCCTCGAGTTCGACGATGTGAACAACGAGCAGCGCAAAGTGATTTATCACATGCGCAACACCTTGCTGGCGTCTGCCGAAATTGGCGAGACTATCGCCGAGTTCCGTCAGGACGTGCTCAACGCCACTTTCCATCAGCACATTCCTCCGCAATCGCTGCCTGAGCAGTGGGACGTGGCCGGCCTGGAGGCCGCGCTGAACAGCGATTTCTCCATCAAGCTGCCGATTCAGCAGTGGCTCGACGAAGACGACCATCTGTACGAGGAGCCGTTGCGCGAGCGCATCCTCGAAGCATTGTTGGCGGCCTACAACGAGAAGGAAGACATGGCCAGCGCCGACGCGCTGCGCACCTTTGAGAAGCAGATTCTCCTGCGTGTGCTCGATGATCTGTGGAAAGACCACCTGTCGACCATGGATCACCTGCGTCACGGCATTCACCTGCGCGGCTATGCGCAGAAGAACCCCAAGCAGGAGTACAAGCGCGAGTCCTTCAATCTGTTCCAGGAGCTGCTCGATTCGATCAAGCGCGACACCATCCGTGTGCTGTCGCACGTGCAGGTGCGCCGCGAGGACCCGATCGAAGAGGAAGCCCGTCTGCGTCGCGAAGCCGAGCAGATGGCTCAGCGCATGCAGTTCCAGCACGCCGAAGTCTCCGCGCTGGATCAGCCGGAAGCCATGGCCGAAGAGGGCGACGTCGCCGTTGTCACCACACCGGTGCGCGTCGAGCCGAAGATTGGTCGCAACGAGCTCTGCCCGTGCGGTTCCGGCAAGAAGTACAAGCATTGTCACGGGCAAGTCGGCTAA